In Parageobacillus sp. KH3-4, the genomic window TGGCGGTCGGCATCGGAATGGCGCATTGCCGAAAGCGCGGCATGGTTCGTTTCGTTTATCGGCGTCGTGATTGGTGCAGCGGTTGGTGCGCGTGCATTCCGCCGTAAAACGAAACATCATTTGTATTTGTTTTCTTGTAGCTTGCCGCTGCCGTCGTGACGGAGCAAATCGCATATTTCATTTTTTATTTGTTATAGGGGGAGAAACGATGGATTTATCAATACTTTATTCGCTGCAGCGTCAGTTAGATGAGCGGATTGAAAAACAACATGGATTGCAAGGGGAAGATTTATTCGACAAAAAAGTGCTCGCTTTGCTCGTCGAAATTGGTGAACTTGCGAATGAAACGCGCTGTTTTAAGTTTTGGAGCGTGAAGCCGTCGTCTCCGCAAGAAAAAGTGCTTGAAGAATACGTCGATGGCTTGCATTTTATTTTATCGCTCGGACTAGAATGCGGTTTTATGCGCTCATCTTCACCTCAGCAAACAAATGGTAATGGCGCACAGCTTGTTGAACGGTTTTTGCGCGTATTTTGGGCAGTTGACGAGTTTCGAAAAACAAAGTCGCAACAAAGCTATGACCA contains:
- a CDS encoding dUTP diphosphatase, with protein sequence MDLSILYSLQRQLDERIEKQHGLQGEDLFDKKVLALLVEIGELANETRCFKFWSVKPSSPQEKVLEEYVDGLHFILSLGLECGFMRSSSPQQTNGNGAQLVERFLRVFWAVDEFRKTKSQQSYDHLLTEYLQLGEQLGFSFTQIERAYIRKNKVNHERQNQNY
- a CDS encoding DUF1294 domain-containing protein, with translation MVSWRSASEWRIAESAAWFVSFIGVVIGAAVGARAFRRKTKHHLYLFSCSLPLPS